TGCGCAGGCGTGTCCCCAGTGGAGGTCAGCCCCGGGAACGAACCACGCGTGCCAGggcctccaggaaccagcaagcACCGCCCACTGGACACAAGCCTCGTCCTCGTGAGGAACGTGAGCAAGCCGGCGGCAGCCCGGGTCCCCCTGCGAAAACTGACACTGCAGAGAGACCCCAGGAACGAGGGGACACCGGGGGAGCACCGAGTGAACACGTGCGAAGGCCTAGTAGCAGAAAGTCTCTGAAATGTAGGAAATGCGGGAAAGTTCTCTCCTGCCCCTCGTCCTTACAGGCTCACGTGCGCGGTCACCGAGGGGAGAAGAGGCACGCGTGTGCCGTGTGCGGGAAGGCCTTCCAGTTCCGCTCCTACCTCGCCCGGCACGCCAGGACGCACACCGGGGAGAAACCCTACGCGTGCGCCCAGTGCGGGAAGGCCTTCAGCTGCGCCTCCTACTTCCGCGACCACGTGCGGACGCACAGCGGGGAGCAGCCCTACCGCTGCGCGCACTGTGGGAAGGCCTTCGGCTGCTACTCCTCCTTTCGGGACCACACGCGGACgcacactggggagaagccctacgaGTGCACCCGCTGTGGGAAGGCGTTCGCGTGCTACTCCTCTCTCCGGGAACACGGGAGGTCACACAgcggggagaagccctatgactGTAAGGAGTGCGGGAAAGCCTTCAGGTACCCCGCGTCCCTGAGAGCGCACCTGAGGACGCACGCGGCCGGGAAGCCCCACGCGTGCCAGcagtgtgggaaggccttcagcTGCGCCACCTACTTCAGGAGACACGCCAGGACCCACGGCGGGGCGCGGCCCTACCAGTGTGCGCAGTGTGGCCGGGCCTACcgcttctcctcctccctgcGCATCCACGCCAGGACGCACACCGGGGAGAGGCCCTTCGGCTGtcagcagtgtggcaaagcctttggcTGCGCCTCCTCCCTCCGAGAGCACGTGAGAACCCACAGTGGGGAGAAGCCCCACCGCTGCCGGCAGTGCGGGAAGGCCTTCAGCCACCCGCAGTATTTCCAGAAGCACCTGCGGTCACACGGCGGCGGGAAGCCCCACGAGTGCTCCCAGTGCGGGAAGGCCTACCGCTGCTCCTCTTCCCTGCGCGTGCACATGAGGTCGCACACCGGGGAGAGGCCCTACGAGTGCAAGcagtgtgggaaggccttcagGTACCTGGCGTCCCTGCAGGCCCACGGGAGGTCACACGCTGCAGAGGAGCTCTGAGAACACAGCGGCCTGGGACAGGCGTGGGACCTGGCGCCCTCGCCCCAAAGCCCTTGGGGTAGGAAGAACACACCAGGGAAGACCCCATGATGTTCAGAAGGGGAAGCCTGGGAGGGAGTCTCCACTGTTACCAGCCTTCACCTTTCAAGTGCCTCACTTAGCAGGGACCCTGGTGTTCCGTCTCTTCTTGGTGGTGTTGACATGGGCAGTGAACATCCTGTTGGGCGCCATCACTGGTACTAAGTGTATTTTGTTATCTAAGACTTCCAATAATCGGGCGTCCACGTAGACTTGTCTAGTGCACGTTATGATCTTGGACCTATGGGTGCTACCGTGTACAGTTTGATGTGATTCTACATTAGCAGTTTTCTCTGTCTATGACTTGATGAAAACTTACTGATTTATTCGTATGCAGTGCCGAGActtgaaccccgtgcctcacagcCCTACACGAGAAGCTTTTGATTCCTACTTTTGTTTCCAGCTTGAGGTCAGAATGTGACTGTTGTGGTTGAACTTGCTTTTCTAGTCCACAGGTGCAGGtactggacacacacacacactgtccacctttctcttcattcttcattatggaaAGAGGCGTCTTCCTTTGTTGCTAGTGGACTCATGTAATGCACAGGAATTAGTAATTCTGGAAGGTTCTTCAAAGAGTCTCTTCCCAACTGATTTGTGATCATGTTTTGATCTTGACTGGATATTGGACACACTGCATTGCGTTGAGAAGAGACCCTCTGGCCTAAAGGTGAAGTCCGTGTATCAGTGGTCCCACTGAATGGTCATCAGCATGAATAAGGCTGGAAAGTGAACGTCCTGAGTTCACGGGGACAGCGTGTGAGTTTTGGGATGTGGGAGTGGATAACCAGTATTCtcggtagcttttttttttaaatatttagttttaggtgggcacagTATTTTACCTTTACGTGGTGCCGAGGaccgatcccagtgcctcacatatgtagGCGAGCGCGCCTCCGCTGAGCCCCGGCCCCGGCCCTTTCGGCAGTTTTATTGGGAGACAGGGTCTATAAATTGCCACCCCTTGACCACGGTGACCTGTGGTCCTAGGTCAAGCACGTTGTTCTGATCCTCTCTGCCCATCTAGAATGGCCCCACAGCAAGCCCGGCACCCCTCTGGGCCCGCGCTGCAGACTGTCCACACACCTCCCGTCACGGGCCCTCCTGGCTCCGCGCTCCCAGGTTCCTGCGTGGGCCGCAGCTCTGTGGTTCCCCGACCCCTCCCTGAGAGCCCTTGCCCTCAGCTCTCCTGTCACCTGGTTTCCATGGTGAGCACCTGCGTCCTGACGATTATGTGGAGCTGAGAGCCCGTGTCCCTATAGGGCTGCTGAGGCAGCTTGTCTAGCGGATCTGTCACTTCattcctgttgagagccacagccagtcggaagggcccctggcattttgccagaagtaatggttgagaggggagccattaagatgatgctggattgattcagcTGTATATAggcccctgctgtccacctgggcgcccgctactttggagttctggtGGGATTTCCTGGGGACTTAGCATTGGTGggtgaagttccggtggagggagttccggttggtgtggtgtgCCCAGAggagccgcgtgggtggcgttGGGGAGAGTCCCcggggagtgtgcgtggagtgctggtggagttcagcaataaagtttcctgtttgaacatacaagtgctttgtggcggttccgtgatttgtgcccagccagactgcggcacattcCCAGCAGGTAGTGGTTGTCATTAGTGCCTGTGGCTTCAGAGCCCGTCACAGCTCTCTGTGACCTACAAAGTCAGAGCCGAGGCGGAAGACTTGATGGCCTTTCTCTGGGGTCACGGTGGTTCACACTGGTTTCCTTGGGAAGGTGCCTGCAGaccctgcgtgtgtgtgtgcagaggccCTTGGCAGGCTGTAGTGCAGCACTCGGCACCCGCTCCCAGGCCTGCACCCGCCATGTCCCGTGAGTGTGCGAAGAGCGAAGAACCTCGTTGCATCCTCTGGGAGACACTGCATACCATGCCCCTGGCCACGGTGTAAACTGGAGGGAAAGCCCAAGCTCCACTGACCGCTGACCGTGGCCCTAGCAGCCTGGATTCCCACCCGGTCCCCTTTCCTGAGTGGCAGTACCGGGGCTGGGTGCAGACgtcatgctgagggccattgccaagtaggaatgacgcatcgaaatctccttgccagcgtaccccatgctgcttagaggacattccatgggacattgcatgtatgctttagtaaggtgaccttgctcaaagaccagggtggatccgggtttagagctgatcaggtttgaggaagtttcctgctccttgagtttaaggcgttcccggtttaatacaataggggttttagggaagttggaggttgaagattattgctgctgggattagggtgttcctgctgcttgttcctgttgagtcctgtgagattcaaatgggatttggaaaaagcctcgaggagtaggtgaattgggcggAGAGATTTTAGATTGCCCCTGAACTTGTGTGGAGGCGGTGTGAGTTGGGGAATAGGTGAATTGGGCGGAGAGATTTTAGATTGCCCCTGAACTTGTGTGGAGGCGGtgtgagttggggaataaaggattgctgtttgaatctactaggtgtgtggtggctcgtgattctgtgcccagccgagACCTTGGCAACGTCACACACGCTGGGCAAGCGCTCAGTGCTTTCCATCTCTTCTGGGACGGTCTCAGTGTTGCAGGCTGGGCTCCATTGCAGTCCTCCCGCTCATCTCCCAGGAGCTGGGACCGCAGCCTGGGCCACTGTGCCCGTCCCCTCTTTGACACGTTGGCACCAGATGATGACAGAAACAAGACAACACCAGTCACTACTGAAAAGCAAGAGAGAAGTGTCCTGGAGTTAAACAGGCACCTGAGAAAGACTCCGGAAGTTGCCGCTTCCTGATGGGACTTTCAGAGCAGCCCCGGGGAGAGGCAGGGTCGTGACCAGGCAGCGGGTGGAGGGACACAGCTTGTCAGTGACCAACGCACGTCCTGCCAGCGGGAGCTCCAGggtgaggaggagctggggtgCTTCTCGGCCTGGGGTCTGGAGGCAGAGAACCCTGGGGCCCTCAGCCCGGCGCTCACAGCCCTGGCACAGCCGGGCATGTCCCCCTAGAGCTTCGCCCAGGCTCTGGGCATTTTTCTGAGCAGcctctttctttgtctttgttcttttttaacgTTTTAGAATTTGTTCTGGTTAGTCTCCCTTGACAGCAGGATGCACTTCAGCTCACGGGACACAAACGGAGGCAGCTTTTCGTTCCTCTCTGCCCGGCTGTGGTCCCCAGGAGCCTCTGTGGTGGTGTGTCAGTCCCCGTCTTCCCTGCCCCCGTGCCCCCTCACCGCCCCTCGCGCCCTCCCCTTTGCCAAAGGAGGCCCCAGGCTCTGCCCTGGCACCAACAGCCACAGTGCAGCCCAGGCCCTGCCGGGGCTGCCCGAGGGCAGGACTGCACCTACCAGGGCCAGGTGATCTGAATTCCTACTTCACACACGGAATGTGCTTGGTCCGAGCCCAGCTGGACCTGAGGAGTGGCTTCCACGGTCTCCAGCTAGTAGGGGCgattttgaatgttcctaacACAAAGAAATAGGCCCATCACCCCCACCTGACCGTCACAGACTCTACGTGTGCACTGAAATCTCCTGCTGCACTTTACACATCGTCCAATTACTAGGTGTTaatgcaacataaataaatatacaaagccTCAGAGTGTCACGTGTTAGGTGACATCCCTTTGCATGTATTAATATGTGATAGCTTACTGTGAATGTTTGTCATCTGTTTTGATCTTCAAAAATGGATACTGGGTGTTCTGGGCCTCTTCTGTCCTCGAGATGCTGGGAGTGGCCATCCAGGCTGGGAACCAGGGGAGACCTGTTAAAGGTGCCCTGATCTGCAGGATCGCCATCATAGGGATGCATTTATTTCAGCTCCACTCTTTCTGGAACATCTGCTTTGATAACTGGTGAGTTGGTGTCTGCTAGCTTCTCATGGCTGTGACAAACTAACTGAGGAAAACCCAGTTGAGGAGTAAAGATTCACTGGGGCTCATTTTCAGAGGTTGCAGTCTGAGGTCGGCCAGCTCCGCTGTTTGGGGCCTGCAGTGATGCACATCATGGCGGGAGGCTTTGGTGAAGCAGAGCCGCTCACCTTAGGCGGGGAAGCAGAGAAGGGGCCAGGCACAAGATATGTCCTTCTAGGGCAGGTCCCAGTGACCTCcctcctcccactaggccctgtCTCCCAGTCGCCACCGTCTCCCCACAGGCTCCACCCACTGGCGAGGCTGGTGTCCTCGTCATCCAGCGCTCCCCACAGCCCGCCTCTGAGCCTGACTGAACGCGGACCTCACCTCCCACGTGGCACTCTGGGTACCTTCCAGAGGGGAATTGTGACTTGGTGTCACGCCGTCCCCTGTGGACACATTCCTTCTGGTGGGGCCCTCTGTTGGAGGGGGACACAGTGCCCTGGCCACCCCACAGGGTTTTCCTGTCAAGGAAGGTGACCAGGAGGACGGCAGGTCACTGTGAGACCCTCTGTCAAAACGAACCAGAAAAAGGCCTGGAGCGTGACCCATGCAGCCCGCCCCCAGCTCCATCCCCGTCCCAGTGAACAAAACCGAGGCTGATGGGGGTGTGGTGTGAGCTGATGCAGGGGCCCACGGGGCCCGGTTCTGCACCCTCCTCGCCCCTCCCTGTTCCGTGActacgagtgtgtgtgtgtgtgtgtgtgtgtgtgtgtgtgtgggcgagGTCCTAAGCACAGGGCTGGTATATATCTTGAACAGGGATCCAACTCGGggctcgacccctgagccacaccccagccctgtcttgtatcttatttagagacagggcctcactgaggtgCTGGGCCTCtccctgaggctggctctgaactgctgtcctcctgcctgagcctccgaGCTCCTGGATGACAGGGCTGCGCTGTGCCAAGCTGGATCCATACACCTCTGATCACTCTGTAAGAGTCACCGGAAATGCCACTTGCCAGATGTCCAAGTCTGTCCTTGCCTGGGGTCAGGGGCACCCCTGCTGCTCCACCCTTCTGGAGCCTTCCCTTGGGGCCGCCTCCGTCCATTCCCAGAAAGGAAGGGGCATGGAGCTGTCCTGTCCTCACTGGGAGGGGGACGGAGACGCTCCCGCCCTGGTCTCACCGGGACAGGGCCACTGATGGGTTGCGCTGGCTCCCTGTCCTCGCCTGAGAAGACACAGGGACGCCCGTTCCCCGACCCCTCTGGGAGGGGACCACAGCTGCCTAGGACAGGGCCCTCACTGGCGTCACTGCTGCCTCGTCCCCAGGCGCGGGCAGTCCCCGCTCCTCGCAGGACGCTTTCATTGGGGGCCAGGAGAAGGTCCTCTCTGGTGACAGCTGGCCGCATCTGAACCGTGACCGTCTTCATCTTCTGCCGTCGCCATCTGTCCCTCCGTCAGGGACAGGCTGAGGCCTGCGCAGCACTGCGGCCGGAGGTCCTCAGGCCACGTGCCCTGTCACCGAGTCACGCGGGCCACCGCGTCCTCCCCCTGGCCCCATGAGGCCCCGCAGGTCCGGCCACCGTGGGCGGCGCATGCCGTAGGCCGAGGGCACTGCTGGGTCTGTGGCCGCTGAGGTGGTGCTGGGGCAGGGGCCAGCTGCCCCTCGATGGCACCAAACGAGGACGCGGACGGCCAGGGATGGCCACGGCCGGCCATGGCTGCCCTAACTCTGCTTCCACCTGTCGGAGTGACAAAGGGACAAAGTACTGATGGCTGGGCTTCTGGAAGGGTCCCTGCCACATAATGTCCCGGACCCTTGGTCCTCTGGCTCCTTCCTCAGTGGCTTGGGCCAGTGGGAGGTGGGCACCTATGACAGGAGAAAGGCCCGAGGACCCGTCCAGCTGGCCCCCCAGACTCCTGGGGGCCGCCCAGGGAGCCGGCCTCGAGGTGGCAGCAGAGCCGGAGGCCCCAGCGGCCGAGGTCCCGCACCAGCCCAGCCGACAGCCAGGGGCCAGGAGCTGagtgccaaatgccaatgtctcggcttggcacagaatcacgagccatcacacagctttgtaggttcaaacagcaattctttttttttttttttttaagagagagtgtgagagagagagagagagagagagagagagagagagaaagagagaatttttttttaatatttattttttttttttagttctcggcggacacaacatctttgttggtatgtggtgctgaggatcgaacccgggtcgcacgcatgccaggcgagcgcgctaccgcttgagccacatccccagccctcaaacagcaattctttattcccaatctcacaccagcctccacgcacgttcaggggcaatccccATCCCCCCCCCTCCGCCCCTGCACAATTCACGACCTAAATACTTTCTCTCCAggtaatcttcaacctccaacttccctaaaactcctattgtcacgccctaaacccaaggacagggatacttcctgcaggaatacaccctaatcctggatccaccctggtgattgagcagggtcacctttctcaaacacacaagcaaggtcacagcaaatttccaaggcaagtccatttaacatggggtacactggcaaggatacgatgcgtcattcctactctttaatggctctcagcagctcAGGACCAGGCGGCCGTGGCCAGCAGCGGCCACCACGAGACACCGCgagagctggggaaggaggaaggccCAGCCCAGGGGGACGGACGGTCCCGAGGGGGCTCCGTGCTCTTTCTCTCCCACTGGGGACTGAGCACGGCCACCTCACCATGAGCCGCAGCCCAGCCACTGCTCCTGGTCTCGGGACAGGGACTGGCTGAGATGCTGGGACCGTGGGCATGTGCCCTTGTTCCTGCCCACATTTGTTTATTCAAGTAAAACGATGGATGTAAAATCGGAACATCTGAGAACAAGACCTGACTAAAATCATGTGAAAGATTTCAAactgtcaattaaaaatgaagtcaTGCTCATGCTCTTGTCCATACATGACACCTTCTGGGTGGTGTCTTTAGATGATCAGCCATTACACTGGGGAGACTGGAGATTTAACACCCAATTTTGCTTCTAAGAATgataaaatctgaaatatttatcTGGGTTTATCTAGTGGAGCTCTTGATGGTGACAGAAAATTGgaattcaagaaatgtttttgaaaatatagaatTGCAAAACCCCCAGAAGAACCTGACCTGATGACAAGCTAGAGCTTGCCTTTGTCTTCTATCTATTtaggtgctggagatcaaacccagggtatttgaccactgagcagtcctttttaaaaacctGGTGAGGCAGGGTCTGGCCCCCAAACCCGTGGTCCTCCTGCCACCatctcctgagcggctgggatcacaggcaggcaCCTGTGCCCAGCTAGTGGGCACTTTATTTAGGAGTATGCACCCTTAAATATCATTTCTCATGAAACTTGTTAAAGTATTCATGAAGCTTTCATTTTCTGACAGTTTAAAAGGATTTAATTTTACAATGATGGTAACTATTTGCCTTTTAAAGGTAAGACACAAATCCAACTGGCACACGGTGGTTTGGGGTTTTAGTACTCAGGACTAGGAAACAAAATCAGGAAACACCACAGCCGTGCAGAGACACATGATGTACTAGTCTGTTctccattaaaaagtaaaagaaaagaaaaagcagagaaagaatgtCTTGGTTtagaaccaggtgtggtggctggcactcacctgttatcccagcaactcaggaggctgaggcaggaggattgcatgtttgaggtcagcctcagcacagCGAGGCCTTctgcagcttagcaagaccctgtgcaTAAAGGGTGTGGGAGGCTGGGGGTcgggctcagtggtgaagcacccctgggcttgtgtggtgtgaactgataaatacaatcaacAAGAGTGCAAGTGCTGCTCTAGTAATATTTAAGTAACAGAAAAACTTAGAGAGTATATAAAACCCAAACCTATTGTGACattaaaaatgcattcaaaatCACCGTGGGTGCAGCAACTTCAAAATGAGAAGAGTTAAGTGAAGAAGAGCATCAACCACTCCCCTCTGGCTTCCATAGGTCCGTGCAAGAGCGGGATGCTCAATGCCCATGGGTCCATTTTAAGCATTAGAGGTTGACAGCATGTGGCATTGgcagcatggggtactgagacaatatggggtattgacagtatgtggcattgccagcatggggtactggcagtatggggtattgacagcatggggtactggcagtatggggtactgagacaatatggggtactggcagtatggggtactgagacaatatagggtactggcagtatggggtactgagacaatatggggtactggcagtatggggtattgacagtatggggtactggcagtatggggtattgacagcatggggtattgacagtatggggtactgacagcatggggtactgacagtatggggtattgacagcatggggtaatgacagtatggggtattgagaCAGTATGGGAtattgacagtatggggtattggcAGCATGGGGTATTgagacagtatggggtattgacagcatgggatattgacagtatggggtattggcagcatggggtactggcagtaagGGGTATTggcagcatggggtactgacagcatggggtactgagacagtatggggtattgacagcatggggtattgacagtatgtggtattgacagcatggggtactgagacagcatggggtattgacagtatggggtactgacagcacggggtattgacagcatggggtactgagacaatatggggtattgacagtatgTGGTATTGGCAGCATGGGGTACTgtcagtatggggtattgacagtatggggtattgacagcatggggtattgagacagtatggggtattgacagcatggggtattgacagcatggggcactgacagtatggggtactgactgtatggggtattgacactatgggg
This portion of the Urocitellus parryii isolate mUroPar1 unplaced genomic scaffold, mUroPar1.hap1 Scaffold_1879, whole genome shotgun sequence genome encodes:
- the LOC113193683 gene encoding uncharacterized protein LOC113193683 — protein: RHLASAGCCFHTTASGSRFQQYILRNGISSDDFTRRDFWSAFGESWRLDDPGNDQVQDPRGRGGVVDGLSGQTEGRLGDAVGHAVRRRVPSGGQPRERTTRARASRNQQAPPTGHKPRPREEREQAGGSPGPPAKTDTAERPQERGDTGGAPSEHVRRPSSRKSLKCRKCGKVLSCPSSLQAHVRGHRGEKRHACAVCGKAFQFRSYLARHARTHTGEKPYACAQCGKAFSCASYFRDHVRTHSGEQPYRCAHCGKAFGCYSSFRDHTRTHTGEKPYECTRCGKAFACYSSLREHGRSHSGEKPYDCKECGKAFRYPASLRAHLRTHAAGKPHACQQCGKAFSCATYFRRHARTHGGARPYQCAQCGRAYRFSSSLRIHARTHTGERPFGCQQCGKAFGCASSLREHVRTHSGEKPHRCRQCGKAFSHPQYFQKHLRSHGGGKPHECSQCGKAYRCSSSLRVHMRSHTGERPYECKQCGKAFRYLASLQAHGRSHAAEEL